atcagagcaaaacGAAGCAAACCTCGAAGCTTCTTCAATGGCGTCCCCTGATTCAAGCAACCAATCTGATCTAGTCAACAACCAATCAAATCTAATCAACAATGAATCAATTCCTAAGAATCCATATTTTCACAGTGCAAGTGAGAATCCAGGAAGCATTTTAGTGACACAACCACTGCTTGGAATGCGAAATTATCACTCCTGGTCAAGGGTTATGATCTTAGCTCTCACTGTTAAGAAGAAGATAGGGTTCATCAATGGTAGAATCCCTATGCCCGATCCAGAATCTCCTCTCTATGAAGATTGGCCAAGCTGCAATACGATGGTACTTTCTTGGCTTATCAACTCAATGCATGTTGATGTATCCAGTAATATAATCTATTGTAAAATTGCTAGAGATATGTGGTTAgaattgaaaaacttgttttcacAAGGCAATGGCCCCAAAATCTATaatcttcaaaaggaaatttCACACATCACTCAGAATCAATTGTCTGTGACTGAGTATTTCTCGAAATTTAAGAGATTATGGGATCAATTGTTGAATCTTGAGCCTATACCAGAGCGTAGTTGTGGAGCAATGAAAACCCTAAGTGCTACTCATGATAAAGCCCATGTAATGCGATTTTTGATGggtttgaatgaaaattttgagactCTAAGGACTCAGATTCTGATGTATAAGCCTTTTCCTTCAATTAGCAAAGTTTATGCCTTAGTTCTTCAAGAGGAGTCTCATAGGAACATTGGACATGGAGGATCTTTTGCAGCAAAACCAGATTTTGTTGCTATGTATGTTAATTCAAAAGGGAATAGTTCTGGGAATGCAAATTTGGACTAAAGGAAACAACAAAAAGGAAAGGGCTTTATGTACACATTGCAACATGCTTGGGCACACCATTGATAAGTGTTACAAACTTCATGGATATCCACCCGGGTATAAGCCAAAGGGAAAATCTAATGCTAATCAAGTCTCTTATGATCAAGGAGCTGTGGTCAAGCATTCTTCACTTGGATCAGTTCAATGTCAAATCACAAAGGCTCAATGTGAGCAACTGTTGGCTTTCTTCAACACTAGCTCTAATTCTGGTGATAAGCATCAAGCTGCTACTATAAGCAATGGTGATGGAGTGCCAAGCTTGATGACTAGAGTTGCTGGTGTGGCTTCTTCATTTGGTGTTCCTGCTGGTACTGGTTTGGCAGCCACCGTTTCACATCCATCAACATCTAATTCCTATCTTGGGACTATGGCAGGTATGGCTTCTAGTTTATCTTTTAATTCCAACTTGAAGCATTCAGTTTTCTTGGCAAAACTAGTCAATAAAGAATGTTTTCATCCACTGATTGGGTCATAGACACAGGTGCTACTGACCATATAGTGCATTCAGTTTCTTGTTTTACTTCCATAACTTCTACTCTAAACACACATGTAAACCTACCTAATGGTGAAATTGCCTTAGTAACCCATATAGGAACTGTCAGAATTTTTGAAACTCTTATTCTATATGATGTGTTATGTGTTCTAGCTTTTAGTTTTAATCTCATATCTGTCAGCAAGTTAGCCAAATCTGTTCTTTGTTGCCTCATTTTTCTTGGTGCATTCTGCTTCATCCAGGACCTTACTCATTGGAGCACAATTGGTCTGGGTAGAGAGTACAATGGCCTTTACCTACTGGAAGAAAGCAAATCCATTTCTACTTTAGCTTCTGCAGTATTTTCTGTCAATTCTGTTTAGCCACATGTTTGGCATCTCAGATTGGGGCATTTATGAAATGCTAAATTGGCTTTGATGAAGATTAATAAAGTGCCTCTTCATGGTTTTGTAAACAATTTTCATTGTGACATTTGTCCTCTTGCAAAACAAAAACGATTACCTTTTAATAAAAGTGTTCATATTTCtgaaaattgttttgatttggtgCATTGTGATTTGTGGGGTCCCTTTTCTGTTGCTACTATTGATAATTGCAAGTACTTTCTAACCATTGTAGATGATTGTTCTAGGACTACTTGGGTCTATTTGTTGAAGCACAAGTCACAAACATAGACTGTTTTAGAGCAATTTTACAATTTGGTTGAAACTGAGTTTGGTAGAAGGATTAAGGTTGTGAGGACAGATAATGGGACTGAGTTCTTCATGAAGGATTTCTTTGCATAAAAGGGTATCTTGCATCAATTAAGTTGTGTTGAAACCCCTCAACAAAATGCTATTGTTGAGAGGAAGCATCAACACATCTTAAATATTGCAAGATCTCTCATGTTTCAATCCAAATTACCTTTATATCTATGGGGGCATAGTGTTTTAATTGCTGTCTACTTGATTAATAGAATCCCTAGTTCACCATTGTCTCACAAAACACCTTATGAAGTCCTTTTTTGTCATGAGCCAACCTATGATCACTTAAGAGTGTTTGGTTGCCTTTGTTATGCCTCCACTCTTTCTCATACCAGATCTAAATTTGATCCTAGAgcaaaaaaaatgtgtatttttggGGTATCCTTTTAGGGTAAAGGGTTATAAGGTCTATGATCTTTCTAGTAAATCAGTTTTCATCTCTAGGGATGTAATTTTTCATGagaatatttttccttttgttggtACACATGCTACTCTCGTTGATCCTTTTCTTTCAGATTTTACCTTTCAAGGTACTGATTCTTCTAGCACAGGTACTGACTCATTTGTTACTCCTGTCTTTATACCAGACTCACtttttgattgttttggttCCTTAGTTTCACCCTCTACCCCTAATACTGTTGATCATTCTATTGAAACCTCTAACACCTTACTTGCTGAATCACCCACTACTGATTGTCTCCCTTCTCAGTTTCCTTTAATACCTTCAGCTGCCTTACTGGACCAGACTTGTGCATCAACACCAGAAGCACCACCTGCACCTATTAGAAAGTCAACTAGGACTTCAAAACCTCCAGCTTACTTGCAGGATTATTCTTGTGCTTCAACTTGCTCTCCTGATTCTGGTGGTCCTTATGATATTGGTCATAGTCTTACCTATGCACATCTTGTTCCCAACTATCAATCTTATGTCTTGGCAGTTAGTTCTACTCCTCAAGAGCCTCAAAGCTTCTCCCAAGCTGTCAAAGATCCACTTTGGAGAGAAGCTATGGATAAGGAAATCCAAGCTCTTGAACAAAATCATACTTGGGACCTTACTACCTTGCCTCTAGGTAAAACCCCCATTGGCTGTAAATGGGTATATAGAATTAAATTGAAGGCAGATGGGACTGTTGATAGATACAAGGCAAGACTAGTTGCCAAGGGTTATACTCAAAGGGATGGTCTAGATTTCATTGAAACCTTCTCCCCTGTAGCTAAAACTGTTTTTGTTAGGGTGGTTCTTGCTTTGGCAGCAGCTAAATCTTGGCCCCTTCATCAATTGGACATTAACAATGCTTTCTTGCATGGTGATTTGCTTGAAGAAGTATACATGTCGCTACCTCCTGGTTTTCACAGTAAGGGGGGTCTtcaacttcaaattttcattctccaTCTATATCTACATCTACATCTACTGCTCCTACTGTTTGCAAGCTTGTTAAGTCACTTTATGGGTTAAAACAGGCTTCTAGACAATGGTACACTAAGCTGTCTTCAACCATTCAACAACTTGGTTTTGTTCAATCCCAAGCCGATCACTTATTATTTGTGTTTGCCAAGGGTCCTTTGTTTACTGCACTACTTATGTATGTGGATGACATGGTGATTACAGGGAATGATCCAAACTGTGTGGCAATTTTAAAGTCAGTTCTAGATGCTAAGTTTGGAATAAAAGACTTAGGTTCACTCAAGTATTTCTTGGGACTTGAGATTGCAAGGAGTGATAAGGGAATTAGCTTGAATCAAAGGAAGTTTGCACTTGAGATTCTAAAAGAAACAGGAATGATGGGTTGTAAGCCATTGAAGTCACCCATGGAGCAGCAACTTAAGCTATCAAAGGGTAATGGAGAGCTTCTAAAAGATTCAAGTCAATATAGGAGGCTTATAGGGAAGTTGATGTATTTGACTTTGAGTAGGCTTGACATTACGTATGCTGTAAATAGGTTAAGTCAGTTTCTAGCTCAGCCTAGAGTTCCTCACATGCAGGCTGCTAATAGGATATTACAGTATATAAAAGGAACTCCAGGTCAAGGGGTATTTTTCCCTTGTGATTCAGACTTGCAGCTGAAAGCATACTGTGATGCTGACTGGGCAGGTTGTCCAGATACCAAAAAATCCCTTATAGGTTATTGTGTATTCCTTGGGGACTCATTAATATCATGGAGATCAAAGAAACAATCCATGGTTTCAAGATCTTTAGCTGAGGCTGAGTATAGATCCATGGCATCCACAACATGTGAAGTCACATGACTGTTATATCTGTTGAAGGATTTGCATGTGCAACATGATAAACCTGTCCTATTATACTGTGCTAACCAGGCAGCACTACACATAGCTGCAAACCCGGTATTTCATGAGTGATCAAAGCACATAGAAGTTGACTACCACGTTGTTAGAAACAGGGTTTTAGATGGAACAATTAAGACTTTTCATGTGGCTTCTAAAAATCAGCTAGCTGATGATTTCACTAAGGCCTTGGGTGTAGACAATTATGTTAGATTGATCAAGAAATTGGGTTTGTTTAACATCTTTGCTACCAACATTGAATTTCCAGAATCTGCAAGAGCCTTGCTCTTGAGGGGGGTGTTAAAACTAATGCCCTTTGCTCCATACTTGAGGATGCATTTGCTGAGACTAGTGGAGGACAGCGGTGCAAGAGTGGAGCAACACCACTTGCACACAATTTCAGTTACAAGCAATGCAAAGCAGAGGCATCAGATACAGAGCATCAGTGGGCTTGCAAGGATGTGCTAGAGACCATTGAAGCTGTGCCTTATCATGAAGTGTTCATACATAGCTTTGGAGATTATGATACACGTGGCTTGTAGCCATTGGTCTGTCATGTAAATACTGTAATACCATTGTATAGTTTAGGATTGTTAATAACCAAGTTTGCTGAAAATTAGGGAAGTGGTTATGTTAGAGACGTGTATATATAGAATACCTTTATTGT
The sequence above is drawn from the Quercus lobata isolate SW786 chromosome 12, ValleyOak3.0 Primary Assembly, whole genome shotgun sequence genome and encodes:
- the LOC115970207 gene encoding uncharacterized protein LOC115970207; this encodes MVSEQNEANLEASSMASPDSSNQSDLVNNQSNLINNESIPKNPYFHSASENPGSILVTQPLLGMRNYHSWSRVMILALTVKKKIGFINGRIPMPDPESPLYEDWPSCNTMVLSWLINSMHVDVSSNIIYCKIARDMWLELKNLFSQGNGPKIYNLQKEISHITQNQLSVTEYFSKFKRLWDQLLNLEPIPERSCGAMKTLSATHDKAHVMRFLMGLNENFETLRTQILMYKPFPSISKVYALVLQEESHRNIGHGGSFAAKPDFVAMYVNSKGNSSGNANLD